A single Triticum dicoccoides isolate Atlit2015 ecotype Zavitan chromosome 2A, WEW_v2.0, whole genome shotgun sequence DNA region contains:
- the LOC119358159 gene encoding NAC domain-containing protein 67-like, with product MGNYVFPLNLPPGYHFAPSGDELIVHYLRRKLDGLPPHLPIFNDVTPITDYRPEQITDEFRDFGEGARWYFFTKRTRKYATGSRPDRTTPGNGFWKATGPVREIPICPGGKLVGRARTLVFYTGPEKPTHWTMYEYENRTSEAEVNDKNVDKLGEWVLCTIQKSQRCDQKKEAGGKAKSKAGGKKRKGKARNGADLVQIQSAEVPEIAWPEKVDEAYVFDDLEQTGCPKKRPQIEQHEPPRSETMMVDDYDYNGILYIWDDEYMPPPPLPLPLEYEVAPHVAGVGYSYNNMMYQPANSYLHAAHYAVEQDGYAGGHLGSLLGTGNIHVLTGRNILAPLESPTCHGAGGRRRAGR from the exons ATGGGAAACTACGTTTTTCCGCTGAACCTGCCTCCGGGCTACCACTTCGCCCCGTCGGGAGACGAGCTCATAGTCCACTACCTTCGCCGGAAGCTGGACGGCCTCCCGCCGCACCTGCCCATCTTCAACGACGTGACGCCCATCACCGACTACCGCCCGGAGCAGATCACAG ATGAGTTCAGGGACTTCGGGGAGGGGGCTCGGTGGTACTTCTTCACCAAGCGGACCCGCAAGTACGCGACGGGCAGCCGGCCGGACCGGACCACGCCGGGCAATGGCTTCTGGAAGGCCACGGGCCCCGTGAGGGAAATCCCCATCTGCCCCGGCGGCAAGCTGGTCGGGCGCGCGAGGACGCTGGTGTTCTACACCGGGCCGGAGAAGCCGACCCACTGGACCATGTACGAGTACGAGAACCGCACGTCCGAGGCAGAGGTCAATGACAAGAACGTCGACAAG CTTGGTGAGTGGGTCTTGTGCACGATACAGAAGAGTCAGCGCTGCGACCAGAAGAAAGAGGCAGGCGGCAAGGCTAAAAGCAAGGCAGGCGGCAAGAAAAGGAAGGGCAAGGCACGGAACGGCGCCGATCTAGTCCAGATTCAGAGCGCCGAGGTGCCGGAGATTGCGTGGCCGGAGAAAGTTGATGAGGCGTACGTGTTCGACGACCTGGAGCAGACAGGTTGCCCCAAGAAGAGACCACAGATTGAGCAGCATGAACCGCCGCGCTCAGAGACAATGATGGTAGACGACTATGACTACAATGGTATCCTATACATCTGGGATGATGAGtacatgccgccgccgccgctgccgctgccgctggagTATGAGGTGGCGCCTCATGTTGCAGGAGTAGGATACAGCTACAACAACATGATGTATCAGCCGGCTAACAGCTACCTACATGCTGCGCATTACGCGGTGGAGCAGGATGGGTACGCCGGCGGACATCTCGGCAGCCTCTTGGGCACGGGCAACATCCATGTGCTTACCGGCCGCAACATTCTTGCGCCGCTGGAATCACCAACTTGCCATGGAGCAGGGGGGCGACGACGAGCGGGCAGGTAG
- the LOC119356475 gene encoding germin-like protein 4-1: MAASRALAALLAVVVLVVCSPAPRVLATDPTQLQDFCVADIMNPVVVNGFVCKNMKMVTANDFFLPGLNKPGMLNAQGSAVTPVTVKQLVGLNTLGISMARIDFGPNGGQNPPHTHPRGTEILTVIMGQLLVGFVTSNQQDGKNLLFTKQLVEGDVFVFPQGLIHFQVNNGKVPAVAIAALSSQDAGVITIANAVFGSTPPISDLILAKAFMTEKDTVDWIQAKFAPAMSGNSSMGGGGYDMPPGGGEGEGGNSTGGGGGYYPGMRKRKP; this comes from the exons ATGGCGGCTTCCCGTGCCTTGGCTGCACTGCTTGCTGTGGTGGTACTCGTGGTCTGCTCTCCGGCGCCTCGTGTTCTCGCCACTGACCCCACCCAGCTCCAGGACTTCTGCGTTGCTGATATAATGAATCCTG TGGTTGTGAATGGGTTCGTGTGCAAGAACATGAAGATGGTGACGGCAAACGACTTCTTCTTGCCCGGGCTTAACAAGCCGGGCATGTTGAACGCTCAGGGCTCGGCGGTGACACCAGTGACGGTGAAGCAGCTAGTGGGGCTGAACACACTGGGCATCTCAATGGCGCGCATCGACTTCGGTCCCAACGGCGGGCAGAACCCGCCGCACACACACCCCCGCGGCACCGAGATCCTCACCGTGATCATGGGGcagctgctggtggggttcgtcacctCCAACCAGCAGGACGGGAAGAACCTGCTCTTCACGAAGCAGCTAGTGGAGGGCGACGTGTTCGTGTTCCCACAGGGGCTCATCCACTTCCAGGTGAACAACGGCAAGGTGCCCGCCGTGGCCATCGCGGCGCTCAGCAGCCAGGACGCCGGTGTGATCACCATCGCCAACGCCGTCTTTGGGTCCACGCCGCCAATCAGCGACCTCATCCTCGCCAAGGCCTTCATGACCGAGAAGGACACCGTCGACTGGATCCAGGCCAAGTTCGCGCCGGCCATGAGCGGCAACAGCAGCATGGGAGGAGGTGGGTACGACATGCcacccggcggcggcgagggcgaaggcggcAACAgcaccggcggcggtggcgggtacTACCCTGGCATGCGCAAGCGGAAGCCCTAA